The following proteins are encoded in a genomic region of Leifsonia psychrotolerans:
- a CDS encoding trans-sulfuration enzyme family protein: MHPASQHIETLAVHAGMEGVSESGSHVPVIDLSTTNPLPGVEAGGDSYENLATGGVLGSGDSAVYQRLWQPGVARFENALSALEGAEGTVAYSTGMAALSATLMATVAAGKPHIIALRPLYGGTDHVLDTGLLGTQVTWATVDGVADAIQANTGLVILESPANPTLELVDIRAVVAAAGSVPVLVDNTFATPVLQRPIELGATLVLHSATKYLGGHGDVMGGTVSGPDEWMVRLRQVRALTGGLLNPFAAYLLHRGLRTLPVRVRAQQEIAGEVARRLVGHPALARVLYPGLPGQDPQGLIGTQASGAGSLIALDLVGGYESARRFTEACKLITHAVSLGGIDSLVQHPASLTHRPVEASARPAAGVVRLSIGLEHADDLTADILQALDAV, translated from the coding sequence ATGCACCCTGCCTCACAACACATTGAAACCCTTGCAGTCCACGCCGGCATGGAGGGGGTCAGCGAGTCAGGCTCGCACGTTCCGGTGATCGACCTTTCGACGACGAACCCGCTGCCGGGTGTCGAAGCCGGCGGCGACTCTTATGAAAACCTTGCCACCGGCGGCGTGCTCGGCAGTGGTGACTCCGCGGTCTACCAGCGGCTCTGGCAGCCCGGTGTGGCGCGCTTCGAGAACGCCCTGAGCGCATTGGAAGGGGCGGAGGGCACGGTCGCATACTCGACCGGTATGGCGGCGCTGTCGGCCACCCTGATGGCAACCGTGGCCGCGGGCAAGCCTCACATCATCGCACTGCGCCCGCTCTACGGCGGAACCGACCATGTGCTCGACACCGGTCTGCTCGGCACTCAGGTGACCTGGGCGACGGTCGACGGAGTCGCCGACGCGATCCAGGCCAACACCGGACTGGTCATTCTGGAATCCCCCGCGAACCCAACCCTCGAACTGGTCGACATCCGCGCCGTCGTCGCAGCCGCCGGGTCGGTTCCCGTTCTCGTCGACAACACCTTTGCCACTCCCGTGCTGCAGCGTCCGATCGAGCTCGGGGCCACGCTGGTGCTGCACAGCGCCACGAAGTACCTCGGCGGACACGGCGACGTCATGGGCGGAACCGTTTCGGGGCCAGACGAGTGGATGGTGCGACTGCGCCAGGTGCGCGCACTGACCGGCGGACTGCTGAACCCCTTTGCCGCCTATCTCCTGCACCGGGGCCTGCGCACCCTGCCCGTGCGCGTACGCGCACAACAGGAGATCGCCGGCGAGGTCGCGCGCCGACTCGTCGGGCACCCGGCGCTTGCGCGCGTGCTCTACCCGGGGCTGCCCGGTCAGGACCCACAGGGGCTGATTGGCACGCAGGCCTCCGGTGCCGGATCGCTGATCGCCCTCGACTTGGTCGGCGGCTACGAGTCGGCACGCCGGTTCACCGAAGCCTGCAAACTCATCACCCACGCCGTGTCGCTCGGCGGGATCGACTCCTTGGTGCAGCATCCGGCCTCGCTGACGCATCGCCCGGTCGAAGCGAGTGCCCGCCCGGCTGCGGGGGTCGTGCGTCTCTCTATCGGCCTGGAGCATGCCGATGATCTAACCGCCGATATCCTGCAGGCGCTCGACGCGGTTTAG
- a CDS encoding error-prone DNA polymerase, translated as MGWSNPPIPWSELERTLSDRRRPGGPPPAADGGDSPAWSKKRQPYTPHEESATPDGPIVPYAELHVHSNFSFLDGASSPEQLLEEASRLGLTSLALTDHDGFYGAVRLAETAESFPNITTVFGAELSLGLGAPQNGIADPEGSHLLVLARGQEGYHRLASALTHAQLAGNEKGRPLYDLSELAAQADGHWVVLSGCRKGAVRQALAVAGPAAAAGELARLVDLFGAGNVYVELFDHGHPQDSSTNDTLALLATEANLPVIATNNVHYATPAEHRLAGALAAVRAHRSLDEMDGWLPSAAGAHLRSGAEMAARFIRFPGAVARTVPLANELAFSLRRARPRLPKQQVPEGHTPMSWLRALTWKGAAEKYPDYNNNVKVRLEKELAVIEAKDFSGYFLIVHDIVHFAKGRGILCQGRGSAANSAVCYVLGITAVDSIFYRLPFERFLSSLRDEEPDIDVDFDSDRREEVIQYVYEKYGRMNAAQVANVITYRPRFAVRDMAKALGYSTGQQDAWSKQIERWGGQVASGEHDIPPEVVELAEQVLTFPRHLGIHSGGMVLTDRPVGEVCPIEHARKEKRTVLQWDKDDCAWMGLVKFDLLGLGMLAALQYTFDLVDEHLGETWGLDTIPREEAGVYDMLCRADSIGVFQVESRAQMGTLPRLQPRRFYDLVVEIALIRPGPIQGGAVHPYIRRKTGLEEVTYLHPKLEPVLERTLGVPLFQEQLMQMAMAVGGCTGEDADLLRRAMGSKRGVEKISSLKAKLYLGMAENGITGDIADNIYEKIEAFANFGFAESHSISFALLVYASAWLKLHYPGAFLAALLRAQPMGFYSPQSLVADARRHGVVVLRPDILRSGSDAGLETVAGPAAQGRASCLAQEQPPVPLFDRSVPPDGAQHRRDASLAVRLGLAEVKTIGHELAERLVAERDAYGPYSSMADVARRVGANTEQLEALAAAGAFDSLGLERREALWNAGDASQDKDTYLRGSMVSVQPPLLPLLSSAEQVVYDLWATGISTDDHPIRHARAQLDARGALRVEQLATHESGRRIEVGGVVTHRQRPSTAGGITFINLEDETGTLNVIAGIGVWNHYRRIARESPALVVRGILERSPEGVTNLIADRFESLTVGARMNSRDFR; from the coding sequence ATGGGTTGGAGTAATCCGCCGATCCCCTGGTCCGAGCTGGAACGCACACTCTCCGACCGGCGTCGCCCCGGCGGGCCACCACCCGCAGCCGACGGCGGCGACAGCCCGGCCTGGTCGAAAAAACGGCAGCCGTACACCCCGCACGAGGAATCCGCGACGCCCGACGGCCCGATCGTGCCGTATGCCGAGTTGCATGTGCACTCAAACTTCAGCTTTCTCGATGGCGCCAGCTCCCCGGAACAGCTGCTCGAAGAGGCGAGCCGGCTCGGCCTGACCTCGCTCGCCCTCACCGATCATGACGGCTTCTACGGCGCCGTGCGACTGGCCGAGACCGCCGAGAGCTTTCCGAACATCACGACGGTCTTCGGCGCGGAACTCTCGCTCGGGCTCGGTGCGCCGCAGAACGGCATCGCCGATCCCGAGGGCAGCCACCTGCTGGTTCTCGCCCGCGGGCAGGAGGGCTATCACCGGCTCGCCTCCGCCCTCACCCACGCTCAACTCGCCGGAAACGAGAAAGGCCGCCCCCTCTACGACCTGTCGGAGTTGGCCGCGCAGGCCGACGGGCACTGGGTGGTTCTGAGCGGATGCCGTAAGGGCGCCGTGCGTCAGGCCTTGGCCGTGGCCGGGCCGGCGGCCGCTGCGGGCGAACTGGCCCGTCTGGTCGACCTGTTTGGCGCGGGCAACGTCTACGTGGAACTGTTCGACCACGGGCATCCGCAGGACAGCAGCACCAACGACACCCTGGCCCTCCTGGCCACGGAAGCCAACCTGCCCGTGATCGCCACGAACAACGTGCACTACGCCACGCCGGCCGAACACCGTCTGGCCGGCGCCCTGGCCGCGGTGCGTGCCCACCGCAGCCTGGACGAGATGGACGGCTGGCTGCCATCCGCCGCCGGCGCACACCTGCGCAGCGGCGCCGAAATGGCCGCCCGGTTCATTCGGTTCCCCGGCGCGGTCGCCCGCACTGTTCCTCTGGCCAATGAACTCGCTTTCTCCCTGCGCCGAGCGCGCCCCCGGCTGCCGAAGCAGCAGGTGCCCGAGGGGCATACCCCGATGAGTTGGTTGCGTGCGCTCACCTGGAAGGGCGCGGCGGAGAAATATCCCGACTACAACAACAACGTCAAAGTGCGCCTCGAAAAGGAGCTCGCCGTGATCGAGGCGAAGGACTTTTCCGGCTACTTCCTGATCGTGCACGACATCGTGCACTTTGCGAAGGGGCGCGGCATTCTCTGCCAGGGACGCGGCTCGGCCGCCAATTCGGCGGTCTGTTACGTGCTCGGTATCACCGCCGTCGACTCGATCTTCTATCGACTGCCGTTCGAACGTTTTCTCTCGAGCCTGCGCGACGAAGAACCCGACATCGACGTGGACTTCGACTCGGATCGGCGCGAAGAGGTCATTCAGTACGTCTACGAGAAGTACGGACGCATGAATGCCGCGCAGGTGGCCAACGTGATCACGTATCGGCCTCGGTTCGCCGTGCGCGACATGGCGAAGGCGCTTGGCTACAGCACCGGGCAGCAAGACGCCTGGTCGAAGCAGATCGAACGCTGGGGCGGGCAGGTCGCGAGCGGCGAGCACGACATTCCGCCTGAAGTCGTCGAACTGGCCGAACAGGTGCTCACCTTTCCTCGACACCTCGGCATCCACTCAGGCGGGATGGTCCTCACCGATCGCCCGGTGGGCGAGGTGTGCCCGATCGAGCACGCACGTAAAGAGAAACGCACGGTGTTGCAGTGGGATAAAGACGACTGCGCCTGGATGGGGTTGGTCAAGTTCGACCTGCTGGGGCTCGGCATGCTCGCCGCACTGCAGTACACCTTCGACCTCGTCGACGAACATCTCGGCGAAACGTGGGGGCTCGACACCATTCCGCGCGAAGAGGCCGGTGTCTACGACATGCTCTGCCGGGCCGACTCAATCGGCGTCTTCCAAGTGGAAAGCCGCGCGCAGATGGGCACACTCCCCCGGTTGCAGCCGCGCCGGTTCTACGACCTGGTGGTTGAGATCGCTCTCATCCGCCCCGGCCCGATTCAGGGCGGTGCCGTTCACCCCTACATCCGGCGGAAGACCGGCTTAGAGGAGGTGACCTACCTGCATCCGAAGCTTGAGCCGGTGCTCGAACGCACCCTGGGGGTACCGCTCTTTCAGGAGCAGCTCATGCAAATGGCCATGGCCGTCGGCGGGTGCACCGGCGAAGATGCCGACCTGCTGCGCCGGGCGATGGGATCCAAGCGGGGAGTCGAGAAAATCTCCTCGCTCAAGGCCAAGCTCTACCTGGGCATGGCCGAGAACGGCATCACCGGTGACATCGCCGACAACATCTACGAGAAGATCGAGGCCTTTGCGAACTTCGGTTTCGCTGAAAGCCACTCGATCAGCTTTGCCCTGCTCGTCTACGCGAGCGCCTGGCTCAAACTGCACTATCCCGGAGCATTCCTCGCCGCCCTCCTCCGCGCCCAGCCGATGGGGTTCTACTCGCCGCAGTCACTGGTGGCGGATGCCCGTCGGCACGGCGTCGTCGTCTTGCGCCCCGACATCCTGCGCTCGGGCAGTGATGCGGGACTCGAAACGGTGGCTGGCCCCGCAGCACAGGGCCGTGCGAGCTGCCTGGCTCAGGAGCAGCCTCCTGTGCCGCTCTTCGACCGCTCGGTGCCGCCCGATGGGGCGCAGCATCGCCGCGACGCCTCCCTCGCCGTGCGGCTCGGCCTGGCCGAAGTCAAGACGATCGGGCACGAGCTCGCCGAACGTTTGGTCGCCGAGCGAGACGCCTACGGGCCCTATTCGTCGATGGCGGATGTCGCCCGTCGCGTCGGGGCCAACACCGAACAGCTCGAGGCGCTCGCCGCGGCCGGCGCCTTCGACTCGCTCGGACTGGAACGCCGGGAGGCACTCTGGAACGCCGGCGATGCCAGCCAAGACAAAGACACCTACCTGCGCGGGTCGATGGTCAGCGTGCAACCTCCGCTGCTGCCCCTGTTGAGCTCGGCCGAACAGGTGGTGTACGACCTGTGGGCGACCGGAATCTCGACCGACGACCACCCGATCCGACACGCCCGGGCACAGCTAGACGCCCGCGGGGCCCTCCGCGTCGAGCAGCTGGCCACGCACGAGTCTGGCCGACGCATCGAGGTTGGCGGCGTGGTCACCCACCGACAGCGCCCCTCAACGGCCGGCGGCATCACCTTCATCAACCTCGAAGATGAAACGGGAACCCTCAACGTGATCGCCGGCATCGGAGTCTGGAATCACTACCGACGCATCGCCCGCGAGTCGCCCGCCCTCGTGGTGCGCGGCATCCTGGAGCGTTCGCCCGAGGGCGTCACAAATCTGATTGCCGACCGGTTCGAGTCGCTGACGGTGGGGGCGCGGATGAATTCCCGTGACTTCCGGTAG
- a CDS encoding FUSC family protein, with protein MAFLTRPQPGTLPTTLKLLVAILVPSAIVSVVGGTSASMGFGLAMGLGMAVTPVSRPRQTAVLVLIGAALGALASWAGSTPWAIAALIFLSAILFAVANQRSAGLLSLAPIIIILFGAGPINLSWWSAGLWIIAGGAVGALIVRLLKFQAPIQPVETRTAWEHGIVVGLLCAGVMYWSLANNVPHGYWVAVTILMALRPLPNQRRETLNGRLIGTFLGAVIALLAVTLLPVWGAVIVAVLCLFLLMWYSMGGAYLMQALALTPMLLIFASLGDVSRGFELTIERVIFTLIGFVVAVLIALVLRRWESRREVSPSTT; from the coding sequence ATGGCATTCTTAACCCGTCCGCAACCCGGCACCCTGCCGACCACGCTCAAACTGCTCGTCGCCATCCTGGTGCCATCGGCCATCGTCAGCGTGGTCGGTGGCACGTCGGCGAGCATGGGATTCGGCCTGGCCATGGGGTTGGGGATGGCGGTCACCCCGGTCAGCCGTCCGCGCCAGACGGCGGTCCTGGTGCTGATCGGTGCCGCCCTGGGAGCGTTGGCGTCCTGGGCCGGCTCCACTCCGTGGGCGATCGCAGCCCTCATTTTCTTGTCGGCAATCCTGTTCGCGGTCGCCAATCAACGCTCGGCTGGGCTCTTGTCGTTGGCACCCATCATTATCATCCTTTTCGGAGCCGGTCCTATTAACCTCAGTTGGTGGTCGGCGGGTTTGTGGATTATCGCCGGCGGTGCCGTGGGGGCACTGATTGTGCGTCTTTTGAAATTCCAGGCCCCTATTCAACCCGTTGAGACCCGCACGGCCTGGGAACACGGCATCGTGGTGGGACTACTGTGCGCCGGAGTCATGTACTGGAGCTTGGCCAACAATGTTCCCCACGGCTACTGGGTTGCCGTGACCATCCTGATGGCGTTGCGCCCCTTGCCCAATCAGCGGCGAGAGACACTCAACGGGAGGCTAATCGGCACCTTTCTGGGCGCAGTGATTGCGCTACTTGCCGTCACGCTGCTCCCCGTTTGGGGTGCCGTAATTGTGGCAGTGCTCTGCTTGTTCCTGCTGATGTGGTACTCCATGGGAGGGGCGTATTTGATGCAGGCCCTTGCGCTGACGCCGATGCTGCTCATCTTCGCCTCTCTCGGCGACGTGAGCCGCGGCTTCGAGTTAACTATCGAGCGCGTGATTTTCACCCTCATTGGGTTTGTCGTTGCGGTGCTCATCGCGTTGGTGCTTCGGCGCTGGGAAAGCCGGCGCGAGGTCAGCCCAAGCACCACGTAG
- a CDS encoding Lrp/AsnC family transcriptional regulator, with amino-acid sequence MESKKSELDRVDRALLRALSVNARASGAALATEIGVAESTVSLRLRRLQQLGHIRGYRANIDLAALGASLQALISVRLAKHARGQIDAFRNAAPHWPGVIGLFHTAGADDYLLHVAAADATHLRDFVLEHLAEHPAVAHTETNLIFEYVDGDGWQDLVR; translated from the coding sequence ATGGAATCGAAGAAATCAGAACTCGACAGAGTCGACCGGGCGCTTCTGCGGGCTTTGTCGGTGAATGCGCGTGCCTCGGGTGCGGCTCTGGCCACCGAGATCGGTGTTGCCGAATCGACGGTGTCACTGCGACTGCGCCGGTTGCAGCAACTCGGCCACATTCGAGGCTACCGGGCAAACATCGACCTCGCCGCCCTCGGCGCGTCGCTGCAGGCGCTGATCTCGGTACGTCTCGCCAAGCACGCGCGCGGGCAGATCGACGCATTCCGCAACGCGGCACCCCACTGGCCCGGCGTGATCGGCCTCTTTCACACGGCCGGTGCCGACGATTACCTGCTGCACGTGGCTGCGGCCGACGCCACGCACCTGCGCGACTTTGTACTGGAACATCTCGCTGAGCATCCTGCCGTCGCTCACACCGAGACCAATCTCATCTTTGAGTACGTCGACGGCGACGGCTGGCAGGACCTCGTCAGGTAG
- a CDS encoding HNH endonuclease signature motif containing protein — protein sequence MSITSPPPVSAPEPTPAPGAAAPTAAMLLAVLEQTQALWAGLGLVSPDRFTDDDLLGVLGAFEGVGRLVDAGRVAVAATVEERSGRWLGRDSLAAKRGCTSGIDLITRVTRVSGREAKRRSALGLRMRDTQHVGTIIPALFPTVGAAVASGLLGVDAAEVIMSGLAEISPRVAPDDLAAAERALVSAATGTITAENEGEPGAGFAFSADSMRVQMLQWQAALDPDGVAPNEVEGEATSTISFGRFKDGVYPVRGGVTPDLYGIMNLTFDAFIAARKTPAFPTAAEQARDQARANDTDDRAEHDDRAEQDPHDGPDGHDLNDEHDREHDDRDHERDDHDHDHDDHDHGSASAEAPLPGSAGHEFDDVDTRTAGEKRADILRGMFTQLAQADSTPSIGGAAPTVVVHVNVNDIESGRGVGWIDGVDAPISLRTVDQMMCAGGTQTVLFGPNGEVLTLTDPQRLFNRAQRRAILARDGGCGVPGCDAPTQWLEFHHVIPWIKGGTTEVDNGVALCWRHHHTIETSGWEILMVNGRPQVKAPAWIDPTRTWRDANRHRTDTHRRD from the coding sequence ATGTCAATCACCTCCCCACCCCCCGTCTCCGCCCCGGAGCCGACACCCGCCCCGGGTGCAGCGGCACCGACCGCGGCCATGCTGCTGGCGGTGCTCGAGCAGACGCAGGCACTGTGGGCGGGGCTTGGCCTGGTCAGCCCCGACCGGTTCACCGACGACGACCTCCTCGGTGTGCTCGGTGCATTCGAAGGCGTGGGCCGGCTGGTCGATGCGGGCCGGGTGGCTGTGGCGGCGACGGTCGAGGAACGCTCCGGCCGGTGGCTGGGCCGGGACTCCCTCGCCGCGAAGCGGGGCTGCACGAGTGGCATCGACCTGATCACCCGGGTCACCCGGGTTTCTGGCCGTGAAGCGAAACGGCGTAGCGCGCTCGGTCTGCGGATGCGGGACACGCAGCACGTCGGAACGATCATCCCCGCCTTGTTCCCCACGGTGGGTGCCGCGGTCGCTTCGGGCTTGCTGGGGGTGGATGCGGCGGAGGTGATCATGTCCGGTCTGGCCGAGATCTCCCCGCGCGTCGCCCCCGATGATCTTGCGGCCGCGGAACGCGCTCTGGTGTCTGCGGCGACGGGCACGATTACGGCCGAGAATGAGGGTGAGCCGGGCGCGGGCTTTGCGTTCTCGGCGGACTCGATGCGGGTGCAGATGTTGCAGTGGCAGGCGGCGCTGGACCCCGACGGGGTGGCGCCGAACGAGGTCGAGGGTGAGGCGACGAGCACGATCAGTTTCGGCCGCTTCAAAGACGGTGTGTATCCGGTGCGGGGCGGGGTGACTCCTGATCTGTACGGAATCATGAACCTCACCTTCGACGCGTTCATCGCCGCCCGCAAAACCCCCGCGTTCCCCACCGCCGCCGAACAAGCCCGCGACCAGGCGCGTGCCAACGACACCGACGACCGCGCCGAGCACGACGACCGCGCCGAGCAGGATCCCCACGACGGTCCCGACGGACACGACTTGAACGACGAGCACGACCGCGAGCACGACGACCGTGACCACGAACGCGATGACCACGACCACGACCATGACGACCACGACCACGGTTCAGCCTCAGCCGAGGCTCCTCTTCCCGGGTCGGCCGGGCATGAGTTCGATGACGTCGACACCCGTACCGCTGGTGAGAAGCGGGCCGATATTCTGCGCGGCATGTTCACCCAGCTCGCTCAAGCCGACAGCACTCCCAGTATTGGTGGTGCAGCGCCGACGGTGGTGGTGCATGTGAACGTGAACGATATTGAATCCGGTCGCGGTGTCGGCTGGATCGACGGCGTCGACGCCCCCATCTCACTTCGCACGGTCGATCAGATGATGTGTGCCGGAGGCACCCAAACGGTTCTGTTCGGTCCGAACGGTGAGGTTCTCACCCTGACCGATCCGCAACGACTGTTCAACCGCGCCCAACGCCGGGCGATCCTCGCCCGCGACGGCGGCTGCGGCGTTCCCGGCTGCGACGCCCCCACACAGTGGCTCGAGTTTCATCACGTGATCCCCTGGATCAAAGGCGGCACCACCGAAGTCGACAATGGTGTGGCGCTGTGTTGGCGACATCATCACACCATCGAAACCTCCGGCTGGGAGATCCTCATGGTCAACGGCCGACCCCAAGTCAAAGCCCCGGCCTGGATCGACCCGACCCGCACCTGGCGCGACGCCAACCGCCACCGCACCGACACCCACCGCCGCGACTGA
- a CDS encoding DUF3097 domain-containing protein, with amino-acid sequence MDDRYGHDVLAQGWRDVGKKVIPTQEATRDLVVEEATTGFCGAVIRVEKKIVTLEDRHGKLRLFPLGPGFLIDGAPVVLVAPKATAPTQRGRTASGSLAVADAPARVALPSRIFVEGRHDAELVEKVWGADLRIEGVVVEYIEGVDNLAELLAAFSPSATRKVGVLVDHLVPNSKESRIAEAVARGPYGAHVLVVGHPYVDVWQSVKPARLGLTAWPTIPRSIEWKKGICQALGWPHAEQADIARAWQRILGQVRTFADLEPELLGRVEQLIDFVTVDNAS; translated from the coding sequence ATGGATGATCGATACGGACACGACGTGCTGGCACAGGGCTGGCGAGACGTCGGCAAGAAGGTAATTCCAACCCAGGAGGCCACCCGCGACTTAGTCGTCGAAGAAGCCACCACGGGCTTTTGCGGCGCGGTCATTCGGGTCGAGAAGAAGATCGTCACGCTCGAAGATCGACACGGCAAACTGAGGCTGTTCCCGCTCGGCCCCGGTTTTCTGATCGACGGCGCGCCGGTCGTGCTCGTGGCACCGAAAGCCACAGCCCCCACTCAGCGCGGACGAACGGCGTCCGGTTCGCTCGCCGTTGCGGATGCCCCGGCCCGGGTCGCGCTGCCCAGCCGAATCTTCGTCGAGGGACGCCACGACGCCGAGCTCGTCGAAAAAGTATGGGGTGCCGATCTGCGCATCGAGGGCGTCGTCGTCGAGTACATCGAGGGTGTCGACAATCTCGCGGAGCTCCTCGCCGCGTTCAGCCCCAGTGCCACGCGCAAGGTCGGCGTGCTGGTCGACCACCTGGTACCGAACTCCAAGGAGAGCCGCATCGCCGAGGCCGTGGCCCGCGGGCCGTACGGCGCGCATGTGCTTGTCGTCGGGCATCCGTATGTCGATGTCTGGCAATCGGTGAAACCCGCTCGGCTCGGTCTGACGGCCTGGCCGACCATTCCGCGCAGCATCGAATGGAAGAAGGGAATCTGCCAGGCGTTGGGGTGGCCGCACGCCGAACAAGCTGACATCGCGCGGGCGTGGCAGCGCATCCTGGGCCAGGTTCGCACCTTCGCCGACCTCGAACCAGAGCTGCTCGGACGTGTCGAACAGCTCATCGACTTTGTAACGGTAGATAACGCTTCATAA
- a CDS encoding DEAD/DEAH box helicase family protein — protein sequence MTPPVFGPAQGTSAAEHLSPSFPERAAWGTASKLRAWQAEALELYFANEPRDFLAAATPGAGKTTFALRLAAELRSRRVIDRITVVAPTEHLKNQWATAAARVGIRLDPTFRNADGRYGNHYHGIAVTYAQVAARAALHRDITLSNRTLVILDEVHHGGDALSWGDAIREAFDPATRRLSLTGTPFRSDTSPIPFVSYLPDKHGIRLSQSDYNYGYGRALEDGVVRPVMFMVYAGHMTWRTKAGEEMEAKLGEGNTKDITSQAWRTALDPGGSWIPAVLRAADQRLTEVRHGIPDAGGLVIATDQTQARAYASMLEEISGESVTVVLSDEKESSDRIDEFSHNTKRWMVAVRMVSEGVDVPRLAVGVYATSASTPLFFAQAIGRFVRARRRGETASIFLPDVPALTGLAGAMELERDHALDRRNRDDEGDGMYNPEDAMVAEANRQEKGSDSLGEEFLWQAIDSQATFDRVVFDGAEFGQLAEPGTDEEFDFIGIPGLLEPEQVSELLQQRQARQSKRSTDKRKDSVTGEEQPGEPALFRTLKEQRSVLNSLVGIWAKQSSEPHGMVHAELRQLCGGPAVAQASVTQLQKRIDVLRRRLGRS from the coding sequence ATTACTCCACCTGTCTTTGGCCCCGCGCAGGGAACAAGTGCCGCCGAACATCTTTCGCCGTCGTTCCCGGAGCGTGCTGCTTGGGGTACCGCCAGCAAGTTGCGCGCCTGGCAGGCGGAAGCCCTCGAGCTCTATTTCGCGAACGAACCGCGCGACTTTCTGGCCGCAGCAACGCCCGGAGCCGGCAAGACTACGTTCGCGCTGCGCCTGGCCGCAGAGTTGCGTTCTCGGCGAGTGATCGACCGGATTACCGTGGTTGCACCGACTGAGCACCTCAAGAATCAGTGGGCGACCGCGGCGGCCCGCGTCGGGATCCGTCTCGACCCCACATTCCGCAATGCCGACGGCCGTTACGGCAACCACTATCACGGTATCGCCGTCACCTACGCGCAGGTTGCGGCCCGAGCGGCATTGCACCGCGACATCACGCTGTCGAACCGCACGCTCGTGATTCTCGACGAGGTTCACCACGGCGGAGACGCGCTGAGCTGGGGTGATGCGATTCGTGAGGCGTTTGATCCGGCCACCCGGCGACTCTCCCTCACCGGCACTCCCTTTCGCTCCGACACCTCACCGATTCCGTTCGTGAGCTACCTGCCCGATAAGCACGGCATTCGCCTGTCGCAGAGCGACTACAACTATGGCTATGGCCGGGCGCTCGAAGACGGTGTCGTTCGGCCCGTCATGTTCATGGTGTACGCAGGGCACATGACCTGGCGCACCAAGGCCGGCGAAGAGATGGAAGCCAAGCTCGGCGAAGGCAACACCAAAGACATCACCTCCCAGGCCTGGCGCACGGCGCTCGACCCAGGCGGCTCGTGGATCCCGGCAGTGCTGCGCGCGGCCGACCAGCGGCTCACCGAGGTGCGTCATGGGATTCCGGATGCTGGCGGCCTGGTCATCGCGACAGACCAGACGCAGGCGCGCGCCTACGCCTCCATGCTCGAAGAGATCTCGGGCGAGAGCGTGACGGTCGTTCTCTCTGACGAGAAGGAATCCAGCGACCGTATTGACGAGTTCTCGCACAACACCAAACGTTGGATGGTGGCCGTGCGCATGGTGTCTGAGGGTGTCGACGTGCCGCGTCTCGCGGTGGGCGTGTACGCGACCAGCGCCTCCACGCCGCTCTTCTTCGCGCAGGCCATCGGCCGCTTCGTGCGCGCCCGACGCCGGGGTGAGACCGCGTCGATTTTCCTCCCCGATGTGCCGGCGCTTACCGGCCTCGCCGGGGCGATGGAACTGGAACGTGACCATGCCCTCGACCGGCGCAACCGTGACGACGAAGGCGACGGGATGTACAACCCCGAAGATGCCATGGTCGCCGAGGCGAATCGACAGGAGAAGGGCTCCGACTCTCTCGGCGAGGAGTTCCTCTGGCAGGCCATCGACTCACAAGCCACGTTTGATCGTGTTGTGTTCGACGGTGCCGAATTCGGCCAGTTGGCCGAGCCCGGCACCGACGAAGAGTTTGACTTCATTGGAATCCCCGGCCTGCTTGAACCCGAGCAGGTGTCTGAACTGTTGCAGCAGCGCCAGGCCAGGCAGTCGAAGCGTTCCACCGACAAACGCAAAGACTCGGTGACGGGTGAAGAGCAACCGGGGGAGCCGGCGCTCTTCCGCACGCTCAAGGAGCAGCGCTCGGTCTTGAACAGCCTCGTGGGAATTTGGGCGAAGCAGTCCAGCGAACCACACGGAATGGTGCACGCCGAGCTGCGGCAGCTCTGTGGCGGCCCGGCCGTCGCCCAGGCTAGTGTGACCCAACTGCAGAAGCGCATTGACGTACTGCGCCGCCGACTCGGCCGCAGCTAG
- the cspE gene encoding transcription antiterminator/RNA stability regulator CspE has product MATGTVKWFNAEKGFGFIAPDDGSADVFAHYSAIASSGYKSLDENQKVEFEVTQGPKGPQAENIRAL; this is encoded by the coding sequence ATGGCAACAGGTACCGTGAAATGGTTCAACGCTGAAAAGGGCTTCGGCTTCATTGCGCCCGACGACGGAAGCGCCGACGTGTTCGCGCACTACTCCGCAATCGCTTCGAGCGGCTACAAGTCGCTCGATGAGAACCAGAAGGTTGAGTTCGAGGTGACGCAGGGCCCCAAGGGTCCGCAGGCCGAGAACATCCGCGCTCTCTAA